The genomic window ATGTACGCCCCGCACAAGGTGAAATACGCCGTGTCCGGCTGCCCGCGCAACTGCGCAGAGGCCGGCATCAAGGACGTGGGCATCATCGGCGTGGACAGCGGCTGGGAGATGTACATCGCAGGCAACGGTGGCATCAAAACCGAAGTGGCGCACTTCTTTGTCAAGCTCAAAACCGCCGAGGAAGTGCTGGAGTACACCGGCGCCTTCATGCAGCTCTACCGCAAAGAGGGCTGGTACCTGGAGCGCACGGTGCATTTTGTCAGCCGTGTGGGCCTGGACTATGTGAAGAAGCGCATCTTGGAGGACGCCGAAGGCCGCAAGGCCCTGAACGAAGAGCTGCTGTTCGCACTCGACGGTGAGCCCGACCCGTGGTTCGATTTTCAGGACGCACAGGTCGACACCCGCCAGTTCGCGCCGGTGGCCGTCGCCTAAGCATGGGAGGAGCCGACATGCAACGCCGAAGCCTGATCACAGCCGCCGCTGCGAGTGCCTTGGCACTCGCCCTGCCCGCCGCAAACGCGCAGGTGGCGGACCTGAGCGACGCCATCAACAAAGCCGGCCGCCAGCGCATGCTGAGCCAGCGCATGGGCAAGGCCTGGCTGGCCATGCTGCTGAGCGTGGAGAAAACCAGCGCCCAGCTGGTGCTGGACAAGTCGATCACCCTGTTCGACCGGCAGCTACTAGAGCTCAAAGCCTTTGCGCCCAACCCCGAGGTGCTGGCCACCTACACCAAGCTCGATAGCGCCTGGAGCGACTACAAAACCCTGTTGGTTGGCAAAGCACCAACCCGCGAGGCCGCGGCCGCCCTGCTGCAGCAAGACGCCAAGGTGCTGGCACTGGCCCACCAGGGCACACAGCAGTACGAGGCGGCACTGGCCAAGCCGGTGGGCAAACTGGTGAACGTCGCAGGGCGCCAGCGCATGCTGAGCCAGCGCATGGCCAAGTACTACCTGGCCACCACCTTGCCGGTGGATGCTGCGACCGCGGGCATGGAGCTCAACAAGGCGCGCAGCGAATTCACCGCAGCGATGCAGCTGCTCAAAAGCGCACCGGAAGCTACCTCGCGCATCAAAGACGAGCTGACCCTCGGCGACGCCCAGTGGGTGTTTTTTGACAACGCCTTGCAGAACCTGCAAGAGGGCGCGCAACGCCCACGCCCGATGGCGGATGTGTACCTGGCCAGCGAAAACCTGCTCACCGTGATGGACCGGGTGACCGGCCTGTATGCGGCCATCAAAACCTCATAAACACCAAATAAGCCTCTGGCGCAAACAGCACTTGCGCCAATAGCTATCAAAACAATAGCATTCAGGAGAAACCGCATGACCGAATGGACCCGCATCTGCACCCTCGAAGACATCCCCGTGCTGGGCTCCCGCCGCGTGGAACGCAGCACTGGACTCGATGTCGCCGTCTTCCGCAACAGCCAGGACGAAGTGTTTGCGCTATTGGACCGCTGCCCGCACAAGGGCGGCCCGCTCTCCCAAGGCATTGTGTTCGGCACCAGCGTGGCCTGCCCGCTGCACAACTGGACCATCGGCCTGTGCGACGGCCAGGCCAGCGCGCCTGATGAGGGCTGCACACCCAAATTCAGCGTGAAGCTGGAAGAGGGCTTGGTGTACCTCAATGCAGCCGAGCTTCAGAATCACGGCACCGATTTGGTGCGCCCCATCGCGGGGCCAAAACCACGCCCCACCACCGCAGCCTGACGCACCATGGATTTGGTCAAGGAAACCCAAAGCACCTGCCCCTATTGCGGCGTGGGCTGTGGCGTCATCATCCAGAGCACCGGCAACCAGATCACTGGAGTCAAAGGCGATCCACAGCACCCGGCCAACTTCGGGCGGCTGTGCTCCAAGGGCAGCACGCTGCACCTGACGGCGACCGCCGAAGTCACCCTGCAAACCCGCTTGCTGCAACCCCTGCAGCGCCTGCAGCGCCTGCAGCGTGGTGCCGCGCCTGAGCCAGTGACCTGGGACAGCGCGCTGCACACCGCCACCACGAAATTTGCCCAAGTGATCCGCGACCACGGGCCAGACGCTGTGGGCTTTTACGTGAGCGGCCAGTTGCTCACCGAGGACTACTACGTCTTCAACAAGCTGGCCAAAGGGCTGATCGGCACCAACAACATCGACACCAACTCCCGCCTGTGCATGAGCAGCGCGGTGGCTGGCTACAAAAAAACACTGGGTGCCGACTCGCCACCTGCCAGTTACGAAGACCTCGGGCTGGCCAGCACGCTGTTTATCGCTGGCTCGAACGCCGCCTATGCCCACCCCATCCTGTTCCGCCGCATTGAAGACGCCAAGGCCGCCAACCCCGCGCTGAAGATCGTGGTGGTGGACGTGCGTCGCACCGACACCGCCGAGGCTGCAGACCTGTTCCTGCAAATCCAACCCGGCACGGACGTGATGCTGTTCAACGGCATGCTGCACCTCATGCTGTGGGAAGGCTGGACCGACGCGGCCTACATTGCCGCCCACACCGAAGGCTTTGACTCACTCAAGGCGCTGGTGCGCGACTGCACGCCTGATGCGGTCGCCGCCGTCTGCGGCATCCGCAAAGCAGAGCTGATGGAGGCCACGCGCCTGTTTGCGCAGTCCAGCGCCACCCTCAGCTTGTATTGCATGGGCTTGAATCAGTCCAGCGCCGGCACCGCTAAAAACACCGCGCTCATCAACCTGCACTTGGCCACCGGCCAGATCGGCAAGCCGGGCGCCGGCCCTTTCAGCCTGACCGGCCAGCCCAATGCCATGGGCGGGCGCGAAGTGGGTGGCTTGGCCAACCTGCTCTCCGCCCACCGCGACCTGGCCAACCCCACCCACCGCGCCGAGGTGGCTGCACTCTGGGGTGTGCCCAACGTGCCCGAGAAGCCCGGCAAAACCGCGATCGAGATGTTCCAAGCCACGGCCGATGGCGAGATCAAGGCCCTATGGATTGCCTGCACGAACCCGGCCCAGAGCCTGCCCGACCAGGCCACCGTGCGCCGCGCCTTGGAGCGCGCCGAGTTCGTGGTGCTGCAAGAAGCCTTTGCCACCACCGCCACCGCCCGCTACGCCGACCTGCTGCTGCCAGCCACCACTTGGGGCGAGAAGGAAGGCACCGTCACCAACAGCGAGCGCCGCATCTCCCGAGTGCGCGCCGCAGTCGCGGCACCCGGCCCGCAAGACAACGGCTCGCGCCACGACTGGGCGATTGCTGTGGACTTCGCGCAGCGCTTGGAGTCGGCACTGGGCCGCACACCCGCCTTGCCCACCCTGTTCCCCTACCCCACGCCCGAGTCGGTATGGAACGAGCACCGCGAAAGCACCCGGGGCCGGGACCTCGACATCACCGGCATGAGCTACGCGCAGCTGGAAGCAACCCCACTGCAATGGCCCATGCCCGAAGGCACCACCAGCGGCAAAGTGCGCTTGTATGAGGACGGCGTCTTCCCCACGCCCACCGGTCGCGCCCGCTTTGTAGCCGCGCCCTACACCCCGGTGGCAGAGCAACGCGAAGCGCGCTACCCCTTCGCCCTGACCACCGGCCGCCTGCGTGACCAGTGGCACGGCATGAGCCGCACCGGCACCCTGGGCCGCTTGTTCGGCCACGTGCGCGAGCCTGCCTTGCACATGCACCCACAAGACATGTCCCGCCGCCTCTTGGCCGAGGGCGATTTGGTGCACATCACCAGCAAGCGCGGCTCCATCCTCGCGCCGGTGCAGGCCAGCACCGAAGTGGGCTTGAGCCAAGTATTTCTGCCCATGCACTGGGGCGACGAGTTTTTGAGCGGCCAGAGCAACACCGGCGAGCGCTTGGGCGGCGTGAACGCGCTGACCAGCCCCGTGTTTTGCCCTGACTCCAAACAACCCGAGCTCAAACACGCTGCCGTCAAAGTGCTCAAGGCCGACATGCCCTGGGGCGTGACAGCTCTGGCCTGGTTGCCCGCCGACCTAGTGCTGGCCCGCCGCACCAAGCTGCAGGCCTTGATGGCCCGCTTTGAATTCGCCAGCTGCGTATTGTTCGGCAACGATGCCGCACTAGGCCAAGCTGGGCGCACCGGCGTGATGTTCCGCGCGGCAGGCAGCGCTCCGCCGGATGATGCGCTGCTGGCGCAGATCGAGACCCTGTTGGACCTGCAGGGGCCAGACGCCGTACGCTATGCCGACCCCAAGCGCGGCCAGCGCCGTGTGGTGCGGCTACAGCGCAGCACGGTCAACGCCACACTGGAAGGCTTTTTGCTCAGTGGCGATACCCAAGCCCGCGACTGGATGGCGGCCCTGCTGCGCGAAGAGCAACCCGCCCAGAACTACGGCCGCGCCCTATTGGCTGGCGGCGCCCAAGCGCCCCTGCCGGTGCTCAGCAAAGGCAAAACCGTGTGCACCTGCTTCAACGTGAGCGATATCGCCATCACCGACACACTGTCGCGCTGCACCGGCAACGACGCCGAGCGCCTAGGCCAACTGCAAAAAACCCTGCAATGCGGCACCAATTGCGGTTCCTGCATTCCGCAATTGCAGCGCATGGTCAAGGCGACGCCGATGGCGGCAGTGCCGGCTGATGCATAAGAACATAGCCGAAAGTTATCAGGCTTCACCGACAATCGCGGCATGGCTATTGGCAACTACATCAAAGAAATCGGTCGCGGCAAAGACGGCGCACGTGCGCTCAACCGAGCGCAGGCGGCCGACCTGCTGGGCCAAGTGCTAGACGGCACCGTCACCGACCTCGAAGTGGGCGCCTTTTGCCTGGCCATGCGCATCAAGGGCGAAACCGCCATTGAGATGGCCGGGTTTCTGGACGCCGTACGCAGCCGCATGGCCCTGCTGCCCGCCAGCGATGTTCCGGTGGTGGTCATTCCCAGCTACAACGGTGCGCGCAAACTGCCGCTGCTGACGCCGCTGCTGGCCCTGTTGCTGGCACGCGAAGGCCTGCCTGTGCTGATCCACGGCACCGCTACCGAGGACAAGCGCGTTTTTGTGTCTGAAGTGCTCGCAGGCCTCGGTATATCTGCGCAAGCAGCTACTAAAAGAATAGCAAATGGCAGTGTGGCCTTTGTACCGACCGGCACCCTGCTACCCGGCCTGCAGCGCCTGCTCGATGTGCGCCGCGTCGTGAACCTGCGCAACCCCGCGCACAGCTTGGTCAAACTGATGAACCCGGTGGACGGCCCGGCTCTCCTGGTGAGCAGCTACACCCACCCCGAATACGCAGTGTCCATGGCGGACACCTTCGCCTTGGTGCAAGCCAACGCCCTGCTGATCCGCGGCACCGAGGGCGAAGCTGTGGCCGACGCCCGCCGCACCCCCAAGATGCAAGCCTTCGTGGCCGGCAAGGCGACCGACCTGCAGGCCTACCAGGCCGGCTCGTTGACTGCGCTGCCGGAGCTGCCCACCGCGATCGATGCGGCCAGCACCGCGGCCTACATACAATCGGTATTGAACGGAGAGAGCCCGATTCCTGCCCCGATTGCAGAGCAAGTGGCGCACATCTTGCAGTTGCACCAAGCACTATGACAAACACCCTGAACACCCCGGCCGCAGGCCATGTCACGCTCGTGGGCGCCGGCCCCGGCGACCCGGAGTTGCTCACCCTCAAGGCCTTGAAAGCCATCCAGCAAGCCACCGTGCTGCTGGTGGACGACTTGGTGAACGACGCCATCGTGGCCCATGCCAACCCGGCGGCCCGCATCGTCCATGTAGGCAAGCGCGGCGGCTGCAAGTCGACCCCCCAGTCATTCATCGAACGCCTCATGATCACCGCAGCCCTTGAGGGCGAAAACGTGGTGCGACTCAAAGGCGGCGACCCCTTCATCTTTGGCCGTGGCGGCGAAGAGGTGGAGCACCTTGAAGAAGCCGGCATCCGCGTGTCGGTGGTCAATGGGGTGACCGCCGGACTGGCGGCGGTGACCTCCCTCAATGTGCCCCTCACCCACCGCGAACATGCGCATGGCGTGGTGTTTGTCACCGGCCACGCCAAACCCGGCGACAGCGGCACCGACTGGCCTGCACTGGCCACAGCCGCCCGCCAGGCCAAACTGACGTTGGTGATCTACATGGGCGTAAGCGGCGCTGCTGATATCCAAGCCGGACTGCTGCAAGGCTTGGCAGCCAGCACGCCGGTAGCCGTCGTTCAAAACGCCAGCCTGCCGCACCAGCGCCACGCAGTTTGCACATTGGGCGAGCTGCAG from Rhodoferax potami includes these protein-coding regions:
- a CDS encoding molybdopterin-dependent oxidoreductase; amino-acid sequence: MDLVKETQSTCPYCGVGCGVIIQSTGNQITGVKGDPQHPANFGRLCSKGSTLHLTATAEVTLQTRLLQPLQRLQRLQRGAAPEPVTWDSALHTATTKFAQVIRDHGPDAVGFYVSGQLLTEDYYVFNKLAKGLIGTNNIDTNSRLCMSSAVAGYKKTLGADSPPASYEDLGLASTLFIAGSNAAYAHPILFRRIEDAKAANPALKIVVVDVRRTDTAEAADLFLQIQPGTDVMLFNGMLHLMLWEGWTDAAYIAAHTEGFDSLKALVRDCTPDAVAAVCGIRKAELMEATRLFAQSSATLSLYCMGLNQSSAGTAKNTALINLHLATGQIGKPGAGPFSLTGQPNAMGGREVGGLANLLSAHRDLANPTHRAEVAALWGVPNVPEKPGKTAIEMFQATADGEIKALWIACTNPAQSLPDQATVRRALERAEFVVLQEAFATTATARYADLLLPATTWGEKEGTVTNSERRISRVRAAVAAPGPQDNGSRHDWAIAVDFAQRLESALGRTPALPTLFPYPTPESVWNEHRESTRGRDLDITGMSYAQLEATPLQWPMPEGTTSGKVRLYEDGVFPTPTGRARFVAAPYTPVAEQREARYPFALTTGRLRDQWHGMSRTGTLGRLFGHVREPALHMHPQDMSRRLLAEGDLVHITSKRGSILAPVQASTEVGLSQVFLPMHWGDEFLSGQSNTGERLGGVNALTSPVFCPDSKQPELKHAAVKVLKADMPWGVTALAWLPADLVLARRTKLQALMARFEFASCVLFGNDAALGQAGRTGVMFRAAGSAPPDDALLAQIETLLDLQGPDAVRYADPKRGQRRVVRLQRSTVNATLEGFLLSGDTQARDWMAALLREEQPAQNYGRALLAGGAQAPLPVLSKGKTVCTCFNVSDIAITDTLSRCTGNDAERLGQLQKTLQCGTNCGSCIPQLQRMVKATPMAAVPADA
- the ybiB gene encoding DNA-binding protein YbiB → MAIGNYIKEIGRGKDGARALNRAQAADLLGQVLDGTVTDLEVGAFCLAMRIKGETAIEMAGFLDAVRSRMALLPASDVPVVVIPSYNGARKLPLLTPLLALLLAREGLPVLIHGTATEDKRVFVSEVLAGLGISAQAATKRIANGSVAFVPTGTLLPGLQRLLDVRRVVNLRNPAHSLVKLMNPVDGPALLVSSYTHPEYAVSMADTFALVQANALLIRGTEGEAVADARRTPKMQAFVAGKATDLQAYQAGSLTALPELPTAIDAASTAAYIQSVLNGESPIPAPIAEQVAHILQLHQAL
- the cobA gene encoding uroporphyrinogen-III C-methyltransferase, giving the protein MTNTLNTPAAGHVTLVGAGPGDPELLTLKALKAIQQATVLLVDDLVNDAIVAHANPAARIVHVGKRGGCKSTPQSFIERLMITAALEGENVVRLKGGDPFIFGRGGEEVEHLEEAGIRVSVVNGVTAGLAAVTSLNVPLTHREHAHGVVFVTGHAKPGDSGTDWPALATAARQAKLTLVIYMGVSGAADIQAGLLQGLAASTPVAVVQNASLPHQRHAVCTLGELQDTIVREHLASPSVIVVGDVMSGLLAAAQADTTTGASAGAQRAH
- the nirD gene encoding nitrite reductase small subunit NirD; this encodes MTEWTRICTLEDIPVLGSRRVERSTGLDVAVFRNSQDEVFALLDRCPHKGGPLSQGIVFGTSVACPLHNWTIGLCDGQASAPDEGCTPKFSVKLEEGLVYLNAAELQNHGTDLVRPIAGPKPRPTTAA
- a CDS encoding type IV pili methyl-accepting chemotaxis transducer N-terminal domain-containing protein, coding for MQRRSLITAAAASALALALPAANAQVADLSDAINKAGRQRMLSQRMGKAWLAMLLSVEKTSAQLVLDKSITLFDRQLLELKAFAPNPEVLATYTKLDSAWSDYKTLLVGKAPTREAAAALLQQDAKVLALAHQGTQQYEAALAKPVGKLVNVAGRQRMLSQRMAKYYLATTLPVDAATAGMELNKARSEFTAAMQLLKSAPEATSRIKDELTLGDAQWVFFDNALQNLQEGAQRPRPMADVYLASENLLTVMDRVTGLYAAIKTS